A genomic segment from Phragmites australis chromosome 6, lpPhrAust1.1, whole genome shotgun sequence encodes:
- the LOC133922071 gene encoding probable magnesium transporter NIPA8 isoform X1 produces the protein MGDWVIGALINIVGSVAINFGTNLLKLGHDQREKLSAINNSEGNVKFVPKSVMHFQTWRIGILFFAIGNCLNFMSFAYAAQSLLAALGSIQFVSNIAFAYFVLNKTISVKVMVATTFIVFGNIFLVSFGNHQSPVYTPEQLIAKYSNLVFVLYCMSLVFVVAFNHYLYRSGENIISNSSKDTGTYWRTMLPFSYAVVSGAVGSCSVLFAKSLSNMLRLTMSSRYQFHSWFTYSILLLFLCTAGFWMARLNEGLSLFDAILIVPMFQIAWTFFSIFTGFVYFQEYQVFDTLRIVMFVLGMTFVFIGISLLAPDDSKAPDTKDGSSATQDPVIDTNRIGKMQMEETEVDDTNSFVASVKIKVKHVLSKAKSACSMLLGLGEETISASSVLAMPMVSSRTTGFRGNDRSKYVPLRTTDWNSL, from the exons ATGGGTGACTGGGTTATTGGGGCGTTGATAAACATTGTGGGGAGTGTTGCCATAAACTTCGGTACCAACCTTCTGAAATTGGGCCATGATCAG AGAGAAAAGCTTTCAGCAATTAACAACAGTGAAGGCAATGTCAAATTCGTTCCAAAATCTGTTATGCATTTCCAGACTTGGAGAATAG GTATACTCTTTTTTGCTATTGGGAACTGCCTCAACTTCATGTCCTTTGCATATGCTGCACAG TCACTTCTCGCAGCTCTCGGGTCAATTCAGTTTGTGTCCAATATTGCATTTGCCTATTTTGTATTGAACAAGACTATTTCAGTGAA AGTCATGGTAGCCACAACTTTTATCGTCTTTGGCAACATATTCTTAGTTTCCTTCGGCAACCATCAATCACCTG TTTACACGCCGGAGCAGCTGATCGCAAAATACAGTAATTTGGTGTTTGTTCTCTATTGCATGTCATTGGTCTTTGTGGTTGCATTCAACCATTATCTCTATAG GAGTGGAGAGAATATTATTTCAAATAGTTCAAAGGACACTGGCACGTATTGGCGAACAATGCTGCCATTTTCTTACGCTGTTGTATCTGGTGCTGTAGGATCTTGCTCAGTCTTGTTTGCAAAATCACT GTCTAACATGCTGAGGCTGACCATGAGCAGCAGATACCAGTTCCATAGCTGGTTCACATACTCGATACTTCTGCTGTTTCTGTGTACTGCTGGATTTTGG ATGGCAAGATTGAATGAAGGGCTGTCTCTATTTGATGCAATATTGATTGTTCCAATGTTTCAAATTGCATGGACCTTCTTCTCTATTTTTACAGGATTTGTTTACTTTCAAGAATATCAA GTATTTGATACACTCAGGATAGTAATGTTTGTATTGGGCATGACATTTGTCTTTATAGGGATCTCCTTGCTAGCACCTGATGACAGTAAAG CACCTGACACCAAAGATGGTTCGAGCGCTACCCAGGACCCTGTGATTGATACGAACAG AATTGGAAAGATGCAGATGGAGGAGACAGAAGTAGATGATACTAACTCCTTTGTAGCTTCTgtaaaaataaaagtaaaacaTGTATTGTCGAAAGCAAAG TCTGCGTGCTCCATGTTACTTGGCCTTGGGGAGGAGACCATAAGCGCTTCTTCGGTGCTGGCAATGCCTATGGTGTCGTCAAGGACAACTGGCTTTAGAGGAAATGACCGATCAAAGTATGTACCCTTACGAACAACGGACTGGAACAGTCTATAG
- the LOC133922071 gene encoding probable magnesium transporter NIPA8 isoform X3, translating to MGDWVIGALINIVGSVAINFGTNLLKLGHDQREKLSAINNSEGNVKFVPKSVMHFQTWRIGILFFAIGNCLNFMSFAYAAQSLLAALGSIQFVSNIAFAYFVLNKTISVKYSHGSHNFYRLWQHILSFLRQPSITWSGENIISNSSKDTGTYWRTMLPFSYAVVSGAVGSCSVLFAKSLSNMLRLTMSSRYQFHSWFTYSILLLFLCTAGFWMARLNEGLSLFDAILIVPMFQIAWTFFSIFTGFVYFQEYQVFDTLRIVMFVLGMTFVFIGISLLAPDDSKAPDTKDGSSATQDPVIDTNRIGKMQMEETEVDDTNSFVASVKIKVKHVLSKAKSACSMLLGLGEETISASSVLAMPMVSSRTTGFRGNDRSKYVPLRTTDWNSL from the exons ATGGGTGACTGGGTTATTGGGGCGTTGATAAACATTGTGGGGAGTGTTGCCATAAACTTCGGTACCAACCTTCTGAAATTGGGCCATGATCAG AGAGAAAAGCTTTCAGCAATTAACAACAGTGAAGGCAATGTCAAATTCGTTCCAAAATCTGTTATGCATTTCCAGACTTGGAGAATAG GTATACTCTTTTTTGCTATTGGGAACTGCCTCAACTTCATGTCCTTTGCATATGCTGCACAG TCACTTCTCGCAGCTCTCGGGTCAATTCAGTTTGTGTCCAATATTGCATTTGCCTATTTTGTATTGAACAAGACTATTTCAGTGAAGTAT AGTCATGGTAGCCACAACTTTTATCGTCTTTGGCAACATATTCTTAGTTTCCTTCGGCAACCATCAATCACCTG GAGTGGAGAGAATATTATTTCAAATAGTTCAAAGGACACTGGCACGTATTGGCGAACAATGCTGCCATTTTCTTACGCTGTTGTATCTGGTGCTGTAGGATCTTGCTCAGTCTTGTTTGCAAAATCACT GTCTAACATGCTGAGGCTGACCATGAGCAGCAGATACCAGTTCCATAGCTGGTTCACATACTCGATACTTCTGCTGTTTCTGTGTACTGCTGGATTTTGG ATGGCAAGATTGAATGAAGGGCTGTCTCTATTTGATGCAATATTGATTGTTCCAATGTTTCAAATTGCATGGACCTTCTTCTCTATTTTTACAGGATTTGTTTACTTTCAAGAATATCAA GTATTTGATACACTCAGGATAGTAATGTTTGTATTGGGCATGACATTTGTCTTTATAGGGATCTCCTTGCTAGCACCTGATGACAGTAAAG CACCTGACACCAAAGATGGTTCGAGCGCTACCCAGGACCCTGTGATTGATACGAACAG AATTGGAAAGATGCAGATGGAGGAGACAGAAGTAGATGATACTAACTCCTTTGTAGCTTCTgtaaaaataaaagtaaaacaTGTATTGTCGAAAGCAAAG TCTGCGTGCTCCATGTTACTTGGCCTTGGGGAGGAGACCATAAGCGCTTCTTCGGTGCTGGCAATGCCTATGGTGTCGTCAAGGACAACTGGCTTTAGAGGAAATGACCGATCAAAGTATGTACCCTTACGAACAACGGACTGGAACAGTCTATAG
- the LOC133922072 gene encoding actin cytoskeleton-regulatory complex protein pan-1-like translates to MDRLRRRPEPAAIDISWVSCRGVRSTLPFHTPCLYASIFVTSSSAKNVRGHRRPHRVKTPTDRAGGENPEWDAPLRLYLPDASPPAPELEASEKKDRSGDDNSGSGGGDVLLVRFELKAEVAVLGNVLAASAAVPVPDLVADGRTRRVSYQLAGPDGRQPNGVISFSYAFHERNNDDDHSSDGEPVAPPCPTAPSAVALPPPTTAAAPRLYPAIEWPLTEHIPIYPPVTSSETITVAGMQYYPPPPPATPVEPVAVYSPSQETSACGVYPAAGEPASSLYPAVGLAAVSCYPPAPPPPYGVGCGYAAAPGWDDRCFYS, encoded by the coding sequence ATGGACCGTCTGCGCCGGCGGCCGGAGCCGGCGGCGATCGACATCTCGTGGGTGTCGTGCCGCGGCGTCAGGTCGACGCTCCCGTTCCACACGCCGTGCCTCTACGCGTCCATCTTTGTTACCTCGTCGTCAGCCAAGAACGTCCGCGGTCACCGCCGGCCCCATCGAGTGAAGACGCCCACAGACCGCGCCGGCGGGGAGAACCCCGAGTGGGACGCGCCCCTGCGGCTGTACCTCCCCGACGCCTCGCCGCCGGCCCCGGAGCTGGAAGCAAGCGAGAAGAAGGACAGATCAGGCGATGACaacagcggcagcggcggcggcgacgtccTGCTTGTGCGGTTCGAGCTCAAGGCCGAGGTGGCCGTCCTCGGCAACGTGCTCGCCGCGTCCGCCGCCGTGCCGGTCCCCGACCTCGTCGCCGACGGGCGGACGCGGCGCGTGTCGTACCAGCTGGCGGGCCCCGACGGCAGGCAGCCCAACGGCGTGATCTCCTTCTCATACGCCTTCCACGAAAGAAACAACGACGACGACCACAGCAGCGACGGCGAGCCCGTCGCGCCACCCTGCCCCACCGCGCCCAGTGCCGTCGCGCTCCCACCGCCCACGACAGCGGCGGCGCCACGGCTGTACCCGGCGATAGAGTGGCCGCTGACGGAACACATACCCATTTACCCGCCGGTGACGTCGTCTGAAACTATCACGGTAGCGGGCATGCAGTActaccctcctccaccgccggcgACTCCAGTGGAGCCGGTTGCGGTCTACTCGCCGTCACAAGAGACGTCGGCCTGCGGCGTGTACCCGGCGGCAGGGGAGCCGGCCAGCTCATTGTACCCCGCGGTGGGCCTTGCTGCGGTGAGCTGTTatccgccagcgccgccgccgccgtacgGTGTGGGATGTGGGTACGCGGCGGCGCCGGGATGGGACGACCGGTGTTTCTACAGTTGA
- the LOC133922071 gene encoding probable magnesium transporter NIPA8 isoform X2 → MAAHPALEFSQREKLSAINNSEGNVKFVPKSVMHFQTWRIGILFFAIGNCLNFMSFAYAAQSLLAALGSIQFVSNIAFAYFVLNKTISVKVMVATTFIVFGNIFLVSFGNHQSPVYTPEQLIAKYSNLVFVLYCMSLVFVVAFNHYLYRSGENIISNSSKDTGTYWRTMLPFSYAVVSGAVGSCSVLFAKSLSNMLRLTMSSRYQFHSWFTYSILLLFLCTAGFWMARLNEGLSLFDAILIVPMFQIAWTFFSIFTGFVYFQEYQVFDTLRIVMFVLGMTFVFIGISLLAPDDSKAPDTKDGSSATQDPVIDTNRIGKMQMEETEVDDTNSFVASVKIKVKHVLSKAKSACSMLLGLGEETISASSVLAMPMVSSRTTGFRGNDRSKYVPLRTTDWNSL, encoded by the exons ATGGCGGCGCACCCTGCTCTGGAGTTCTCTCAG AGAGAAAAGCTTTCAGCAATTAACAACAGTGAAGGCAATGTCAAATTCGTTCCAAAATCTGTTATGCATTTCCAGACTTGGAGAATAG GTATACTCTTTTTTGCTATTGGGAACTGCCTCAACTTCATGTCCTTTGCATATGCTGCACAG TCACTTCTCGCAGCTCTCGGGTCAATTCAGTTTGTGTCCAATATTGCATTTGCCTATTTTGTATTGAACAAGACTATTTCAGTGAA AGTCATGGTAGCCACAACTTTTATCGTCTTTGGCAACATATTCTTAGTTTCCTTCGGCAACCATCAATCACCTG TTTACACGCCGGAGCAGCTGATCGCAAAATACAGTAATTTGGTGTTTGTTCTCTATTGCATGTCATTGGTCTTTGTGGTTGCATTCAACCATTATCTCTATAG GAGTGGAGAGAATATTATTTCAAATAGTTCAAAGGACACTGGCACGTATTGGCGAACAATGCTGCCATTTTCTTACGCTGTTGTATCTGGTGCTGTAGGATCTTGCTCAGTCTTGTTTGCAAAATCACT GTCTAACATGCTGAGGCTGACCATGAGCAGCAGATACCAGTTCCATAGCTGGTTCACATACTCGATACTTCTGCTGTTTCTGTGTACTGCTGGATTTTGG ATGGCAAGATTGAATGAAGGGCTGTCTCTATTTGATGCAATATTGATTGTTCCAATGTTTCAAATTGCATGGACCTTCTTCTCTATTTTTACAGGATTTGTTTACTTTCAAGAATATCAA GTATTTGATACACTCAGGATAGTAATGTTTGTATTGGGCATGACATTTGTCTTTATAGGGATCTCCTTGCTAGCACCTGATGACAGTAAAG CACCTGACACCAAAGATGGTTCGAGCGCTACCCAGGACCCTGTGATTGATACGAACAG AATTGGAAAGATGCAGATGGAGGAGACAGAAGTAGATGATACTAACTCCTTTGTAGCTTCTgtaaaaataaaagtaaaacaTGTATTGTCGAAAGCAAAG TCTGCGTGCTCCATGTTACTTGGCCTTGGGGAGGAGACCATAAGCGCTTCTTCGGTGCTGGCAATGCCTATGGTGTCGTCAAGGACAACTGGCTTTAGAGGAAATGACCGATCAAAGTATGTACCCTTACGAACAACGGACTGGAACAGTCTATAG